The Ooceraea biroi isolate clonal line C1 chromosome 1, Obir_v5.4, whole genome shotgun sequence genome has a window encoding:
- the LOC105279962 gene encoding C-type lectin 37Db isoform X1, which yields MYDVYTHVIYFSLRHLFCLNICIDINSFPFPFADDCPNCVDEHSSSLAASRWTMPLLKLGEKRYYLGIFFKANWYRASQYCRYHGMHLASIASQEENDRLEKHIKDFGLGHEHFWTSGTDQAEEGTFFWMANGRPITFENWNVGEPNNFRYENGEEEHCLELWNRDGKGLKWNDSPCSFETFFVCEVQ from the exons ATGTATGACGTATACACTCACGTAATCTACTTCTCCCTTCGTCATTTATTCTGCTTAAACATATGTATCGATATTAATAGCTTCCCGTTTCCGTTTGCAGACGACTGCCCGAATTGCGTGGACGAGCATAGCAGCAGCTTGGCGGCCTCAAGATGGACGATGCCTCTGCTAAAGCTGGGCGAGAAGAGATACTACCTGGGGATCTTCTTCAAG GCGAACTGGTACAGGGCTTCGCAGTACTGTCGTTATCACGGGATGCATCTGGCGAGTATAGCCTCGCAGGAGGAGAACGACAGGCTCGAGAAGCATATCAAGGACTTCGGTCTTGGTCATGAGCACTTTTGGACCTCCGGCACCGATCAAGCCGAGGAGGGAACTTTCTTCTGGATGGCGAACGGCAGGCCGATCACGTTCGAGAACTGGAACGTCGGCGAACCAAATAATTTCCG ATACGAAAACGGCGAGGAGGAGCATTGCCTGGAGCTCTGGAACAGGGACGGAAAGGGGCTCAAGTGGAACGACAGCCCTTGCAGCTTCGAGACTTTCTTCGTCTGTGAGGTGCAATGA